From a single Aquificaceae bacterium genomic region:
- a CDS encoding bis-aminopropyl spermidine synthase family protein: MSILVELAGRAREIGGVRVYKKNIERVLSALLRSGDFWEVVDMSDLPVPAASGIVKTLVERGIAFIDDEENIRLTQKGFDLVRELGIEPYVDYVCQACEGRGIPFYADIDFYREFLQVTKDRPKAIRDYDQGSVTPETTVARVLFMDSRGDLRNKDILVLGAEDDLTGLAVALSRKARSVLVIDIDKRLIDFDNRIFRELNINNAEARVWDLRNPFPEEILGHYDVFVSDPPETLPAFRAFIGRGIATLKEDGGVGYFGLTLRDSSVFRWRDFQVALTTEFGVAITDIVQDFNAYITWDYHPETKAAEVAPVKRQPQGVWYRSAWYRIEALPGFKRWNEPISEDVFYLDEEGSTT, encoded by the coding sequence GCATCCTCGTTGAACTTGCAGGCAGAGCGAGGGAGATAGGCGGCGTCAGGGTTTACAAGAAGAACATAGAGCGTGTGCTTTCTGCTCTGCTCAGAAGCGGAGACTTCTGGGAAGTGGTGGACATGTCAGACCTTCCAGTCCCTGCTGCCTCTGGTATAGTGAAAACTCTGGTTGAGAGGGGCATAGCTTTTATAGATGATGAAGAGAACATAAGGCTTACCCAGAAAGGTTTTGACCTTGTGAGGGAACTGGGCATAGAGCCCTACGTGGATTACGTATGTCAGGCGTGCGAAGGCAGGGGCATACCCTTCTATGCAGACATAGACTTCTACAGAGAGTTTCTTCAGGTCACAAAGGACAGGCCAAAGGCCATAAGGGATTACGACCAGGGCTCTGTCACCCCTGAGACTACCGTTGCCAGGGTCCTCTTTATGGATTCAAGGGGCGACCTCAGGAACAAAGACATTCTAGTCCTCGGTGCAGAGGACGATCTGACGGGTCTTGCAGTTGCCCTTTCAAGGAAGGCACGCAGCGTGCTGGTTATAGATATAGACAAAAGGCTCATAGACTTTGACAATAGAATCTTCAGGGAGCTAAACATAAACAACGCAGAGGCAAGGGTCTGGGACCTCAGGAATCCCTTTCCTGAGGAGATACTCGGACATTACGATGTGTTTGTCTCAGACCCACCTGAGACACTGCCGGCTTTCAGGGCCTTTATAGGCAGGGGGATAGCAACCCTCAAGGAGGATGGCGGCGTCGGATACTTTGGTCTCACCCTCAGAGACTCCTCTGTCTTCCGCTGGAGGGACTTTCAGGTGGCGCTGACCACAGAGTTCGGTGTAGCTATAACGGACATAGTCCAGGACTTTAATGCCTACATAACATGGGATTATCATCCTGAAACAAAGGCGGCAGAGGTTGCCCCAGTTAAAAGACAACCCCAGGGCGTATGGTACAGGTCTGCGTGGTATAGAATAGAGGCTCTGCCCGGCTTTAAGAGGTGGAATGAGCCAATTTCAGAGGATGTTTTCTACCTTGATGAGGAAGGCTCCACCACTTGA